The following proteins are encoded in a genomic region of Arachis stenosperma cultivar V10309 chromosome 4, arast.V10309.gnm1.PFL2, whole genome shotgun sequence:
- the LOC130976299 gene encoding alpha-galactosidase 1-like isoform X2, with translation MFHRRHCSVTDALVSTGLSKLGYTFVNIDDCWAELHRDDKGNLVAKKSTFPSGIKALADYVHSKGLKLGIYSDAGYFTCSKKMPGSLGHEFQDAKTFASWGIDYLKYDNCNHDGSKPTDRYPVMTRALMNAGRPIFFSLCEWGDMHPALWGARIGNSWRTTNDINDSWESMISRADMNEVYADLAKPGGWNDPDMLEVGNGGMTKDEYIVHFSLWAISKAPLLLGCDVRNMSKEIVEIITNKEVIAVNQDSLGVQAKKVRMEGDQEIWAGPLSGYRVAVVLLNRGPLRNAITANWDDIGIPQNSVVQVRDLWEHQTLKKLFVNKLSATVDPHSCKMYVLKPVA, from the exons ATGTTTCATAGAAGGCACTGTTCTGTTA CTGATGCGCTTGTTTCGACTGGTCTTTCAAAGCTTGGATACACTTTTGTAAACATAG ATGATTGCTGGGCTGAGCTACACCGTGACGATAAG GGCAATTTGGTAGCAAAGAAATCCACATTCCCTTCTGGAATCAAAGCTCTTGCAGATTATGTTCATAGCAAGGGTCTTAAGCTCGGAATTTATTCGGATGCAGG GTATTTCACTTGTAGCAAAAAGATGCCTGGTTCACTTGGTCATGAGTTTCAAGATGCCAAGACTTTTGCATCATGG GGTATTGATTATTTGAAGTATGACAATTGTAACCATGATGGATCAAAACCAACTGATAG ATATCCTGTTATGACTCGAGCATTAATGAACGCTGGTCGTCCAATCTTCTTCTCTCTATGTGAATG GGGCGACATGCATCCGGCTTTATGGGGCGCTCGAATCGGAAATAGCTGGAGAACTACAAATGACATCAATGATTCATGGGAAAG TATGATTTCAAGGGCTGATATGAATGAAGTTTATGCTGATCTCGCAAAACCGGGCGGTTGGAATG ATCCTGATATGCTTGAGGTGGGAAATGGAGGAATGACAAAAGATGAATACATTGTTCATTTCAGTTTATGGGCCATTTCCAAG GCTCCTCTTCTTCTCGGTTGCGACGTTCGAAACATGTCTAAAGAGATTGTGGAGATAATCACAAACAAAGAAGTTATTGCAGTTAACCAAG ATTCGCTTGGTGTACAAGCCAAGAAGGTTAGGATGGAAGGTGATCAAGAG ATATGGGCAGGTCCTCTTTCAGGGTATAGGGTAGCTGTTGTGTTGCTTAATAGAGGGCCTCTGCGCAATGCCATCACAGCCAATTGGGATGACATTGGCATTCCCCAAAACAGTGTTGTTCAAGTAAGAGACCTTTGGGAG CACCAGACATTGAAGAAACTATTCGTGAATAAATTGAGTGCTACAGTGGATCCACATTCTTGTAAAATGTATGTCTTGAAGCCAGTAGCTTGA
- the LOC130976299 gene encoding alpha-galactosidase 1-like isoform X1, with protein sequence MERRVGYEILVVVVLVTLLNLSLSCVHASANFGNVVDQHRRSLLANGLGTTPPMGWNSWNHFNCQINEKIIRETADALVSTGLSKLGYTFVNIDDCWAELHRDDKGNLVAKKSTFPSGIKALADYVHSKGLKLGIYSDAGYFTCSKKMPGSLGHEFQDAKTFASWGIDYLKYDNCNHDGSKPTDRYPVMTRALMNAGRPIFFSLCEWGDMHPALWGARIGNSWRTTNDINDSWESMISRADMNEVYADLAKPGGWNDPDMLEVGNGGMTKDEYIVHFSLWAISKAPLLLGCDVRNMSKEIVEIITNKEVIAVNQDSLGVQAKKVRMEGDQEIWAGPLSGYRVAVVLLNRGPLRNAITANWDDIGIPQNSVVQVRDLWEHQTLKKLFVNKLSATVDPHSCKMYVLKPVA encoded by the exons ATGGAGAGAAGGGTTGGTTATGAGATCTTGGTGGTGGTGGTTTTGGTGACCCTTTTGAATCTCTCATTGAGTTGTGTTCATGCTTCAGCCAACTTTGGTAATGTGGTGGACCAACACAGAAGAAGCCTTCTTGCTAATGGCCTTGGAACAACTCCTCCTATGGG ATGGAACAGTTGGAATCACTTCAACTGTCAAATTAATGAAAAAATCATCCGGGAAACTG CTGATGCGCTTGTTTCGACTGGTCTTTCAAAGCTTGGATACACTTTTGTAAACATAG ATGATTGCTGGGCTGAGCTACACCGTGACGATAAG GGCAATTTGGTAGCAAAGAAATCCACATTCCCTTCTGGAATCAAAGCTCTTGCAGATTATGTTCATAGCAAGGGTCTTAAGCTCGGAATTTATTCGGATGCAGG GTATTTCACTTGTAGCAAAAAGATGCCTGGTTCACTTGGTCATGAGTTTCAAGATGCCAAGACTTTTGCATCATGG GGTATTGATTATTTGAAGTATGACAATTGTAACCATGATGGATCAAAACCAACTGATAG ATATCCTGTTATGACTCGAGCATTAATGAACGCTGGTCGTCCAATCTTCTTCTCTCTATGTGAATG GGGCGACATGCATCCGGCTTTATGGGGCGCTCGAATCGGAAATAGCTGGAGAACTACAAATGACATCAATGATTCATGGGAAAG TATGATTTCAAGGGCTGATATGAATGAAGTTTATGCTGATCTCGCAAAACCGGGCGGTTGGAATG ATCCTGATATGCTTGAGGTGGGAAATGGAGGAATGACAAAAGATGAATACATTGTTCATTTCAGTTTATGGGCCATTTCCAAG GCTCCTCTTCTTCTCGGTTGCGACGTTCGAAACATGTCTAAAGAGATTGTGGAGATAATCACAAACAAAGAAGTTATTGCAGTTAACCAAG ATTCGCTTGGTGTACAAGCCAAGAAGGTTAGGATGGAAGGTGATCAAGAG ATATGGGCAGGTCCTCTTTCAGGGTATAGGGTAGCTGTTGTGTTGCTTAATAGAGGGCCTCTGCGCAATGCCATCACAGCCAATTGGGATGACATTGGCATTCCCCAAAACAGTGTTGTTCAAGTAAGAGACCTTTGGGAG CACCAGACATTGAAGAAACTATTCGTGAATAAATTGAGTGCTACAGTGGATCCACATTCTTGTAAAATGTATGTCTTGAAGCCAGTAGCTTGA
- the LOC130973324 gene encoding mitochondrial ATP-independent inner membrane protease subunit 1b-like, with the protein MGFRNLGLLGSFAKEGLEKAFSLGKFFCFLHVTDTYLVTFVVTSGPSMLPTIDLIPTMFLGERISTRFGKVTRGDIVIIRSPQNPRKLIAKRLAGMEDDTVTYISNPDEPDKQETIVVPKGHVWIQGDNAYKSNDSRNFGAVPYGLIQHRLFWRVWPIKGFGPFWKH; encoded by the exons ATGGGATTTAGAAACCTGGGGCTACTTGGATCATTTGCCAAAGAGGGGTTGGAAAAAGCATTCTCTCTTGGAAAGTTCTTCTGTTTTCTACATGTCACCGACACCTATTTGGTCACCTTTGTTGTG ACATCTGGTCCCAGCATGCTTCCCACAATAGATTTGATCCCAACAATGTTTTTGGGTGAAAGGATCTCAACTAGATTTGGTAAAGTTACTCGTGGAGATATTGTGATTATTCGCTCCCCTCAAAACCCTAGGAAGCTTATTGCTAAACGATTGGCTGGAATGGAGGATGATACTGTTACATACATTTCTAACCCTGATGAGCCTGATAAGCAGGAAACTATTGTG GTTCCAAAGGGTCACGTTTGGATACAGGGTGATAATGCATATAAATCCAATGATTCAAGGAATTTTGGTGCTGTTCCTTATGGACTTATTCAGCACAGGCTATTTTGGAGG GTATGGCCAATCAAAGGTTTTGGACCTTTCTGGAAACACTGA